DNA from Armatimonadota bacterium:
ACGGAGTGCGCGACGCGCTCCTTCTTGCCCTGGCAGACGACGGCCACCGCCTGGTGGTGACCGTAGACTGCGGCGTCACCGCCGTGGACGAGGTGGCCCGGGCCGTCTCCCGGGGGCAGGAGGTCATCGTCGTGGACCACCACCAGCCCGGACACCGCCTCCCGGCGGCTGCGGCGGTGGTGGACCCCTGGAGGGCCGACGCGCCGGGTTCCTTCCGGGAGTACGCGGCCGCGGGGTTGGCCTTCCAGCTCCTGCGGGCAGTCCGCCGCCGGCTGGGGGTGCCGGACCTGCCGGCCGACGTGCTGGACCTGGCCGCGGTGGGCACGATCGCCGACGTGGTGCCCCTCCGCGGACCCAACCGCATCCTGGCCCGGTGGGGGTTGCACAGACTGTCCACCGGACCGTGCGCCGGCCTGGCCGCCCTGGCGGCCGCGGCCGGACTGACGGGGGAGATCACCGCGCGCCACGTGGGATTCATCCTGGCCCCGCGGCTGAACGCGGCAGGGCGTCTGGCCGACGCCGCAGCCGCGGTGCGGCTGCTGACCACCGAGGATCCGGCGGAGGCCGGCGCGCTGGCCGGCCAGCTGGACGCCCTCAACCAGCAGCGCCGGGCCCTGTGCGACCAGATCCTGGACCAGGCCCTCCAGCAGGTGGCCGCCGGAGGCCTGGAGCGGGCGCCGGCCGTGGTGGTGGCCGGAGAGGGGTGGCATCCCGGCGTCCTCGGCATCGTCGCGGGCCAGCTCTGTGAGCGTTACTACCGGCCGGCGGTGGTCCTGACCATCCAGGAAGGCCGGGCCCGGGGGTCGGCCCGCAGCATTCCGGCGCTCCACCTGGTCCAGGCGCTGGCCGACTGCGCCGACGTGCTGGAACGATACGGGGGACACGCCCAGGCCGCCGGGGTGGAGGTGCGGGCCGACCGGATCGAGGAGTTCGCCCGGCGCTTCACCGGAGCGGTGGCGGCCCGCCTCCGGCCCGACGACCTGGTCCCCACTCTGACCATCGACGCCGAGATCCGTCTGTCCGACCTCACCCTCGAGCTGGCCGAACAGCTGCGGCGGATGGAGCCGTTCGGCGCGGGCAACCCGGAACCCATCCTGGCCTGCCGGGGGTTGGTGGCCCTCGCCACCCGGGCGGTCGGCGACGGCCAGCACCTGCGCCTGGGCGTCACCGACGGCCTGTCCTACGCCGAGGCGGTGGGGTTCCACATGGGCGACGCCTCCGAGGTGCTGGCGTTCACCCGCGCCACGGTGGACCTGGCGGGCGCCCTCGCCGTGGACCCCTGGACCGATCCGCCGCGGCCGCACCTGGTGGTGCGGGACCTGGTGGCCCCCGGCCTGGATCTGGACGAGGTGCTCAGCGACGGGCGGCTGCTCCTGGAGAGGCTGTTCGCCCGCGCCGCCGACTACCTCGCCGACGACGCCCGGGCCGTGGAGCAGGCGGAGGCATTCTTCACCAAGGTGGTGGGGGTCACGTTCGAGGGCCGCCAGCAGGTGGTGGCAGGTCTGCGGCCCGGGGACGCGCTGCGCCTGCGCCGGGAGCCGCGCAACCCCCACGACCCCCATGCCGTGCAGGTGCTGACCGCGTCCGGAGTCCCCGTCGGCTACCTCAGCGCCCGCCTGGCCGGCCGGATCGCGCCGTCGCTGGACGCCGGCGTCCGCTACGCCGTCACCGTCGCCCAGGTCACCGGCGGCGGGGACCGCCCTCACGGCCTGAACATCTCCGTGCACAGGCAGGACGACGCCGGGGACCTCGGGCCCCGGCGGGTCGCCTGTGCGGGAGACCCCCCGCACGCGCTGGTGGACCGCCTCCGCCCGCACCTTTTGGGGGACCGGCCGCTGCGGGACGTCCAGCGACGCGTTGTGGACCTGCTGCTGTCGGGGCGCCCGGTGGCGGGAGTCGTGGGGCCGGCCGCCGAGCGGCGGGCGGTGATGGGGGTCGCCGGGGCGTGCTGGGCGGCGGCCGGATGCGGCCTGGCGGTGCTGGCGGTACCGCTCGCCAGCCAGGTGGACCGGTGGTACGAGCGCCTGGCGCCCCGCCTGCGGAGGCTGGGCATCTCCTGCGCGCGCGCCCACGGAGCCCTGGGGTGGCGGGCGCGGCAGCGGCTGGCCGGCGTGGCCCGCGAGGGACCGGCCGTCGTCCTGTGCAGCCTGGAGTATCTGCGCGCCACCCTCGCGGGCGAGGCGGAGGTGGAGCTGCGCCCGTCTTTGCTTGTGGTGGATTGCGAACCTACAATAGACGGTACTACGCTGGATCTGGACGCGGCGGGCGGGCCCGCAGCGGTCCTGGGAGGCCGGGCGGACGCGGTCCGCCGGTGGATGCGGGCGGCCGAGGTCGTCCGGGACGAGGCCGTGCGGCCGCAGCTGGGGCTGGTGGACCGCCGCGGGATCGCCGCCGCAGAGCGGGAGGAGATGATCGCCCGGATCGCCGGGCGAGGGGAGAAGACTGTGGTGTACGTGGGCACGCGGCCGCAGGCGGTGGAGCTGGCGCGGCGCCTGCGGGAGGCCGCCGGCGGGCAGGTGGCTTACTATCACGATGGCCTGCCGCTGCGGGTGCGGGAGGTGATCGAGCAGCTGCTCGCCGACGGCAAGATCCGGACCCTGGTGGCCGCCGACCTGCCGGGCGCCGTCCCTGTGGACCTCCGCCAGATGGTGGTGGCGGGAATCCCGGCGCACCGGGCAGACCTGGTGGACCTGATCGCCGCCGCCGGGAGGGACGGGCGGCAGGCCGCGGTGACGCTGGCCTGCCGGCGGGAGGACGTCGGCGACCTGCGGGCCGCTGTCTCCGCCCGGCACCCGGCCCGGGACGTCCTGGCTGCCCTGTACCGGGCGGTGCGGGCGCGTGCGGAGCGCGCGGGCGAGATGAGCTGGCCCGACGAGGGGCTGGCCGCCGACCTCCGCCAGGCGGGCATCGGCTCCCGGACGGCCTCCGTCGGCCTGGAGATCCTGGCCGAAGCCGGGGTCCTGACCCGCGAGTACGACGGGGAGCGGTGGCGGATCTCGCTGGTCCCGGGGGGGCGGCGCGAGCTGGCCACATCGCTGCGCTACGCCGAAGGGCGCCGCGAGGAGGCGGCGGCCGCCGACGTGGCCCGGTGGGCGTTCGGGCCGCTGGTGGACATTCTGACGGAGGCGGCCGGGCCGGCGGACGGAGGCATCCCGCGGTGAAGTGGCTGCAGGCCCGACAGTCGGGCGTGTTTGCGGACCTGCCGGCGGACGTCCAGCAGCTGCTGGCCCGCCTGCGGGAGCAGTTCCCGCGGGCCGACCTGGACGTGGTACGGGCAGCCTACCTGTTCGCCGAGCAGGCGCACCGGGCGCAGACCCGGGCATCGGGGGACCCCTACATCACCCACGCGGTGGCGGTGGCCTCCGTCCTGGTGGAGCTGCGCCTGGACCCGGTGACCGTGGCCGCGGGGCTGCTCCACGACGTGGCCGAGGACACGGGCGTGACCCTCCAGCAGGTGGAGGAGCACTTCGGTCCCGAGATCGCCGCGCTGGTGGACGGGGTCACCAAGCTGGGCCGCATCGAGTGGATGAGCCGGGAGCAGCGGCAGGCCGAAAGCCTGCGCAAGATGTTCCTGGCCATGGCCAGCGACATCCGCATCGTCCTCATCAAGCTGGCCGACCGCCTGCACAACATGCGCACTCTCCAGTACCTGCCCGAGTGGAAGCAGCGGCGCACCGCCCAGGAGACCCTGGACATCTACGCCCCCCTGGCCGAACGCCTGGGAATCGGCCGCATCCAGCGGGAGCTGGAGGACCTGGCGTTCGCGGTCCTGCAGCCCGACGCCTACCAGGAGATCCGCCGCCAGCTGGCCGAGGCCGAAAGCAGCCGTGCCCAGTTCCTGGAGCAGGTGGCCGACACCCTGCACCGGGAGCTGAACCGGGCCGGCGTCCGGGTGGCCCGGGACCGCATCACCGCCCGGCCCAAGCACGTGTACAGCATCTGGAAGAAGATGCAGCGGCCCAAGTACGCCGGCCAGCCGGTGGCCCGCATCTACGACCGGCTCGGGGTGCGGGTGATCCTGGACGACGTCAAGGACTGCTACGCGGCCCTGGGGGTGGTGCACTCGCTGTGGAAGCCCATCCCCGGGGAGTTCGACGACTACATCGCCAACCCCAAGACCAGCGGCTACCAGTCCCTGCACACCACCGTGCTCTACCAGGGCGAGCCCCTGGAGATCCAGATCCGGACCCTCCAGATGCACCGGGAGGCGGAACACGGCATCGCCGCCCACTGGAAGTACAAGGAAGGGCGGCCGGCCGAAAAGGAGTTCGAGCAGAAGCTGGCCTGGCTGCGCCAGCTGCTGGAGTGGCACGCGGAGCTGCAGGACGCCCGGGCGTTCGTGCGATCGGTGAAGATGGACCTCTTCCAGAACGAGGTGTTCGTCTTCACCCCCAAGGGCGACGTGATCGACCTGCCGGCGGGGGCCACCCCCGTGGACTTCGCCTACCGGATCCACACCGACGTGGGCCACCGGTGCGTGGGGGCGCGCGTCAACGGCCGGCTGGTCCCCCTGTCCCACCGGCTGCGCACCGGCGACATCGTCGAGATCCTCACCAGCAAGACCGAGGGCCGCCCCAGCCGCGACTGGCTGACATTCGTGGTCACCACCAACGCCCGCGCCAAGATCCGCCAGTGGTTCAAGAAGGAGGCCCGGGAGGAGAACATCCAGCGCGGGCGGGAGATGCTGGAGAAGGAGCTGCGCCGGCTGGGGCTGCTGGCCCAGCTGCGCCCCGAGCGCCTGCGGGAGGTCGCCCCGCGCCTGGGGCTGGCCGGCGACGAGGACCTGCTGGCGGCGCTGGGCAACGGCGACGTCTCCCTGCTGCAGGTGGTGCAGGCCCTGCGGCCGCCGGATGCTGCCCGGCCGGCCGAGGCGGGCGGCGAGCCGGCCCCCCTGCCGCCGCGGCCGGCGGCGCCGGGAGGGGTGCGCGTGCGCGGGGCGGACAACGTCCTCACCCGTCTGTCCCGCTGCTGCACCCCGCTGCCCGGCGACCGCATCATCGGCTATGTGACCCGGGGGCGGGGGGTGGCCATTCACCGCCAGGATTGCCCCAACGTCAAGGCGCTGGGCGCGCACCCGGAGCGCTTCCTGGAGGTGGAGTGGGAGTCCATCCCCGAGGGCAGCTACCCGGTGGAGATCGAGGTGGCGGCGTTTGACCGGGTGGGCCTGCTCAAGGACATCCTGGCCGCCATCGCCGACACCAAGACCAACGTGGTCTCGGTGAACGCCCGGGTGCGGCGGGACAAGATCGGCGTGATCAACGTGGTCCTGGACATCCGCAGCCTCGCCCAGCTGCACACGGTGATGGAGAAGGTGGGCCGGGTTCCCGAGGTGTACTCGGTGGAGCGGGTGCTGCACGGCTAGGCGGCCCCCCGGCCCCGCCGGGCCGGCGGCCAGCAGATCCCATGGCGTCCCGAACCGATCTGACCCGCCTGCTGGAGGTGCACCGGCGCGCCGTCAACGCCCGGGACCTGGAGGCGCTGATGGCGCTGTACGCCGAGGACGCCGTCCTGGAGTTTCCCGCCAGCCCCCGGGTGGAGGGCAAGGCCCAGATCCGCCGGGCGTACCAGTCGTTCTTCGACAACTGGGAGGAGACCAGCGCCTACCGGGTGGTGGTCATCCAGGGCAACACGGCGGCGGTGGAGGGGACCGTCACCGGGCGCCACAAGACCCTGCACCTGCGGATCCCCGGCCGGATTCCCACGGCGGCCCGCACCTACCGGCACGACTTCGCCATGTTCATCGACGTGCAGGACGGCAAGATCATCCGCCAGCGGGTCTACTTCGACGCCCGGGAGCTGGTGCGCCAGCTGCTGGGCCAGGACTGATCCCGGCAGGGCCGGCCCCGGCGACGTCTAACAGTAGGAGAGTACCAGCCGGTCCGTGCCGCTGCGGCACGCCGGATCCAGGAGGGTCGCCGGTGTCCCAGCGCATCGCCGCCGCCCGGGTGGGCGTGTTCACCGAATCGGTCATCCGGGAGATGACGCGCCTGTGTCTGGAGTACGGGGGCGTCAACCTGGCCCAGGGGTTTCCCGACTTCGACCCGCCCGCCGCCCTGCTGGACGCCGCCGCGCGCGCGCTGCGGGAGGGGTACAACCAGTACGCCATCACCTGGGGCTCGCCGCGGCTGCGGCAGGCCATCGCCGCGAAGGTGGCCTGGTACAACGGGCTGGAGGTGGACCCCGAGCAGCACATCACCGTGACCTGCGGCGCCACCGAGGCCATGATGGCCACCCTCCTGGCGCTGGTGGATCCCGGGGACGAGGTGGTCATCTTCGAGCCGTTCTACGAGAACTACGGCCCCGACGCGATCCTGGCGGGCGCCACGCCGCGCTATGTGCGGCTGCACCTGGACGACCCCCAGGTGGCGTTCGACCCCGGGGAGCTGACCCGGGCGTTCTCCCGCCGCACCCGGGCCATCATCGTCAACACCCCCCACAACCCCACCGGCAAGGTCTTCACCCGCGCCGAGCTGGAGCTGATCGCCGATCTGTGCCGCCACTACGGCGCCGTGGCCGTCACCGACGAGGTGTACGAGCACCTGCTCTATGACGGCGCCACCCACGTCAGCCTGGCAGCGCTGCCGGGGATGGCCGAGCGCACGGTGACCATCAACAGCGTGAGCAAGACCTACAGCGTCACCGGGTGGCGGGTGGGGTGGGCGATCTGCCGTCACCCCGCCCTCACCACGGGGATTCGCAAGGCCCACGACTTCCTCACGGTGGGCGCCGCGGCCCCCCTGCAGGAGGCGGCGGTCACGGCCCTGGCCTTTCCCCCCACCTACTACACCGACCTGGCGGCGCTGTACCGCCGCAAGAGGGACCGCCTGCTGCAGATCCTGGAGCGGTACGGCTTCCGCTGCCTGCCTCCCCGCGGCGCCTACTACATCATGGCGGCCATCGACCGGTTCACCCCCGACGACGTGGCCTTCGCCCACACCCTGGTCAAGGAGATCGGGGTGGCCGCCGTGCCCGGCAGCAGTTTCTTCCACGAGCCCTCCCTGGGGCGCGGCTACGTCCGCTTCGCGTTTCCCAAGCGGGACGAGACCCTGGACGAGGTCGACCGCCGCCTGGCCCGACTGCCGGCCGCCGCCGGCAGCCTGTTCCGCTGACCCGTCCACCCCACCGAGGCCCGGCGCCGTGGACCCGCAGGCCCCCTCCCCGCCCCCGACGTGGGACGCCTACCGGGCCGAGTTCCCGATCCTGCGGCGGACCACGTACCTCAACACGTGTTCCCTGGGGGCC
Protein-coding regions in this window:
- the recJ gene encoding single-stranded-DNA-specific exonuclease RecJ, with protein sequence MSSLIPPGTVLRDGPPARWVVLPPAPQADDLARALGLHPVAARILCARGQAAPAQARRFLDCPLDDLEDPERIVDIPRAADRLAAAVRRGEPIAVYGDYDADGVCGTAILLRGLAQVGAAVRFLIPHRLRDGYGVRDALLLALADDGHRLVVTVDCGVTAVDEVARAVSRGQEVIVVDHHQPGHRLPAAAAVVDPWRADAPGSFREYAAAGLAFQLLRAVRRRLGVPDLPADVLDLAAVGTIADVVPLRGPNRILARWGLHRLSTGPCAGLAALAAAAGLTGEITARHVGFILAPRLNAAGRLADAAAAVRLLTTEDPAEAGALAGQLDALNQQRRALCDQILDQALQQVAAGGLERAPAVVVAGEGWHPGVLGIVAGQLCERYYRPAVVLTIQEGRARGSARSIPALHLVQALADCADVLERYGGHAQAAGVEVRADRIEEFARRFTGAVAARLRPDDLVPTLTIDAEIRLSDLTLELAEQLRRMEPFGAGNPEPILACRGLVALATRAVGDGQHLRLGVTDGLSYAEAVGFHMGDASEVLAFTRATVDLAGALAVDPWTDPPRPHLVVRDLVAPGLDLDEVLSDGRLLLERLFARAADYLADDARAVEQAEAFFTKVVGVTFEGRQQVVAGLRPGDALRLRREPRNPHDPHAVQVLTASGVPVGYLSARLAGRIAPSLDAGVRYAVTVAQVTGGGDRPHGLNISVHRQDDAGDLGPRRVACAGDPPHALVDRLRPHLLGDRPLRDVQRRVVDLLLSGRPVAGVVGPAAERRAVMGVAGACWAAAGCGLAVLAVPLASQVDRWYERLAPRLRRLGISCARAHGALGWRARQRLAGVAREGPAVVLCSLEYLRATLAGEAEVELRPSLLVVDCEPTIDGTTLDLDAAGGPAAVLGGRADAVRRWMRAAEVVRDEAVRPQLGLVDRRGIAAAEREEMIARIAGRGEKTVVYVGTRPQAVELARRLREAAGGQVAYYHDGLPLRVREVIEQLLADGKIRTLVAADLPGAVPVDLRQMVVAGIPAHRADLVDLIAAAGRDGRQAAVTLACRREDVGDLRAAVSARHPARDVLAALYRAVRARAERAGEMSWPDEGLAADLRQAGIGSRTASVGLEILAEAGVLTREYDGERWRISLVPGGRRELATSLRYAEGRREEAAAADVARWAFGPLVDILTEAAGPADGGIPR
- a CDS encoding bifunctional (p)ppGpp synthetase/guanosine-3',5'-bis(diphosphate) 3'-pyrophosphohydrolase gives rise to the protein MKWLQARQSGVFADLPADVQQLLARLREQFPRADLDVVRAAYLFAEQAHRAQTRASGDPYITHAVAVASVLVELRLDPVTVAAGLLHDVAEDTGVTLQQVEEHFGPEIAALVDGVTKLGRIEWMSREQRQAESLRKMFLAMASDIRIVLIKLADRLHNMRTLQYLPEWKQRRTAQETLDIYAPLAERLGIGRIQRELEDLAFAVLQPDAYQEIRRQLAEAESSRAQFLEQVADTLHRELNRAGVRVARDRITARPKHVYSIWKKMQRPKYAGQPVARIYDRLGVRVILDDVKDCYAALGVVHSLWKPIPGEFDDYIANPKTSGYQSLHTTVLYQGEPLEIQIRTLQMHREAEHGIAAHWKYKEGRPAEKEFEQKLAWLRQLLEWHAELQDARAFVRSVKMDLFQNEVFVFTPKGDVIDLPAGATPVDFAYRIHTDVGHRCVGARVNGRLVPLSHRLRTGDIVEILTSKTEGRPSRDWLTFVVTTNARAKIRQWFKKEAREENIQRGREMLEKELRRLGLLAQLRPERLREVAPRLGLAGDEDLLAALGNGDVSLLQVVQALRPPDAARPAEAGGEPAPLPPRPAAPGGVRVRGADNVLTRLSRCCTPLPGDRIIGYVTRGRGVAIHRQDCPNVKALGAHPERFLEVEWESIPEGSYPVEIEVAAFDRVGLLKDILAAIADTKTNVVSVNARVRRDKIGVINVVLDIRSLAQLHTVMEKVGRVPEVYSVERVLHG
- a CDS encoding nuclear transport factor 2 family protein codes for the protein MASRTDLTRLLEVHRRAVNARDLEALMALYAEDAVLEFPASPRVEGKAQIRRAYQSFFDNWEETSAYRVVVIQGNTAAVEGTVTGRHKTLHLRIPGRIPTAARTYRHDFAMFIDVQDGKIIRQRVYFDARELVRQLLGQD
- a CDS encoding aminotransferase class I/II-fold pyridoxal phosphate-dependent enzyme, which encodes MSQRIAAARVGVFTESVIREMTRLCLEYGGVNLAQGFPDFDPPAALLDAAARALREGYNQYAITWGSPRLRQAIAAKVAWYNGLEVDPEQHITVTCGATEAMMATLLALVDPGDEVVIFEPFYENYGPDAILAGATPRYVRLHLDDPQVAFDPGELTRAFSRRTRAIIVNTPHNPTGKVFTRAELELIADLCRHYGAVAVTDEVYEHLLYDGATHVSLAALPGMAERTVTINSVSKTYSVTGWRVGWAICRHPALTTGIRKAHDFLTVGAAAPLQEAAVTALAFPPTYYTDLAALYRRKRDRLLQILERYGFRCLPPRGAYYIMAAIDRFTPDDVAFAHTLVKEIGVAAVPGSSFFHEPSLGRGYVRFAFPKRDETLDEVDRRLARLPAAAGSLFR